The sequence CCCAGAGTTGGAGTCCAAGCTTCTTATTGCTTGTACTGAAGGAAACTTTCCTGAAAAAATTGGTCATGGAATACTAGATCATTACAAAAACAATTATAACCTCAGCCTTGTGGATATTTCTGATCTAAATAAAATAAATCCAGAAAATTATGAGGGAATCTTTTTGATTCATACTTGGGAAAAATGGAATCCTCCGCCAGATATTGTTGAGTTCATGGGCGTTTCCAAAAAGCTCAATAACAAGACAGTAATTATGGCTACTTCCAGTGGTGGCTCATCCCAAACGGATGACGTAGATGGAATTTCAGGTGGCAAAGCATCTGAAAGCATACAATTCTATGTAGAAGAAGCCATTACCAAGATGAACCTTGTTCTAGATACCCGGAAGTAAAAATTCCACAGTCAACCCTTTAAAAGATGTAGTTGCGTAAATCTCTTATTTTATTGAAAACGGTTGACCTGTGCTCTGTAAAACAGCAAACCAAAACCCACTTTCCAAATCAATTTTCTTTCTTTTGGAAACAACGGCAGAAATAGGTAAATAAACAAATTTGTTGTTGACCTTGCCGACAACAAATTTTGTTTTTCCGCTCATTGCACCATGCACCGCTTGGTACGCCAAGCTACTACAAAACACACTATCACCAGAATTTGCTGCGGCACTTCTAATAATATAACTTGGATCAATATACTTGATGGTCACAGGAAAAACCTCAGAGAAGTATTCGGTTATTTTTTGCTTTAAGAATAGACCTATATCATCGTGCTGAACATTTCCTGAAGCATCGGTCACAACCTCATCCTTCTCAAAAAGATGTTGCCCTGCCCCTTCTGCCACCACAATAACTGCATGATGTTTGGCCTCTAATCTATTCTTTAAAACTTCTAGGAAACCATTTTCACCATAAAGGCTAAAATCCATCTCAGGTACAAGCACAAAGTTTACTACGGGCATTGCCAGCGACGCAGATGCGGCAATAAAACCACTGTCCCTACCCATTAACTTTACAATCGAAATACCATTATAAGCTCCATGGGCTTCATTATGCGCGTCCTTTAAAATTGGACTTGCAATGTCAAACGCTGTTTCAAAACCAAAAGATTTATCAATAATATCGACATCATTGTCTATTGTTTTAGGAATTCCAACAACGCTAATATCCAAACCTCTTCTCATTATTTCTTCGCCAATGGCATTACACCCTTTTAGGGTACCATCGCCTCCGATAGTAAAGAGCATTTGAATGTCATTCTCAACCAAAGTATCAACCATTAGAGAAACGTCTTGTGCTCCTCTTGAAGAACCTAAAATTGTCCCACCAAACTGATGGGTATCCTTTACTTTGTCTGGAGTGAGCTCTATAAAACCATGACCCATTGCTGGGTTTAATCCTTCAAAGCCATATGGGACTCCCAAAATCTTTTTGACATCATAAAAATAATGTAGTGCCATTACAATTCCTCGAATCACATTGTTAATACCGGGACAGAGTCCACCACAAG is a genomic window of Flagellimonas sp. CMM7 containing:
- a CDS encoding ATP-dependent 6-phosphofructokinase, which encodes MSNKIEFQIENLGVPKFKSPLQLSTVRGDNIFTFISETDKLVFDTSLEGYVQCIANKEEPLCLEKAGPRQNIHFEPKNFNAGIVTCGGLCPGINNVIRGIVMALHYFYDVKKILGVPYGFEGLNPAMGHGFIELTPDKVKDTHQFGGTILGSSRGAQDVSLMVDTLVENDIQMLFTIGGDGTLKGCNAIGEEIMRRGLDISVVGIPKTIDNDVDIIDKSFGFETAFDIASPILKDAHNEAHGAYNGISIVKLMGRDSGFIAASASLAMPVVNFVLVPEMDFSLYGENGFLEVLKNRLEAKHHAVIVVAEGAGQHLFEKDEVVTDASGNVQHDDIGLFLKQKITEYFSEVFPVTIKYIDPSYIIRSAAANSGDSVFCSSLAYQAVHGAMSGKTKFVVGKVNNKFVYLPISAVVSKRKKIDLESGFWFAVLQSTGQPFSIK